From Pararhodobacter zhoushanensis, the proteins below share one genomic window:
- the hemP gene encoding hemin uptake protein HemP yields the protein MQPELPVHSARALTGGGTQARIELDGKVYDLRITRAGKLILTK from the coding sequence ATGCAGCCCGAATTGCCGGTACATTCGGCCCGCGCCTTGACCGGCGGCGGCACGCAGGCGCGTATCGAGCTGGACGGCAAGGTGTACGACCTGCGCATCACCCGCGCCGGCAAGCTGATCCTGACGAAGTAA